Sequence from the uncultured Flavobacterium sp. genome:
AACTTCTGTATTAATTCTTGGCGAAAGCGGAACAGGAAAAGAAAGAGTTGCGCATGCTATACACGATCTTTCGGGACATAAATCAAATCCAATTGTGATCGTCAATTGTGCTGCTTTGCCTCATTCTCTTATAGAATCAGAACTTTTTGGGCATGAAAAAGGCGCTTTTACAGGAGCAAATGCTTTAAGAATCGGGAAATTTGAACAAGCCAATAACGGAACTATTTTCCTTGACGAAATTGGCGAATTACCGCTAGATTCTCAGGTAAAATTATTGCGTGTTTTACAGGAAAAAGAAATTCAGAGACTTGGAGGAAATAAAACCATTAAAATCAATGTTCGAATTGTGGCAGCAACCAACAGATCTCTGGAAAAAGAAGTTGCCGAAGGACGATTTAGACTGGATTTGTATTACAGATTAAATGTTTTCCCGATACAATTACCAACTTTAAAAGAACGTAAAGAAGATATTGAAGCTTTGGCAAATTATTTTCTAAAGAAATATTCCGCGAGTTCCCGCAAAAATGTCAACAGTATTAGCGCCGAAGCTTTAGAGCAATTGATGCAATACAACTGGCCGGGAAATATCAGGGAATTAGAACATTTGATAGAACGTAATGTACTGCTTGCCAAAACAGATGAAATCAAAAAATTTGATCTTCCGTCAAACACAGTAAATTCTATTTTAGAAAATACAGGAAAAATGAAATCCATGGAACAAATGGAAAAAGAACATATTATGAACGCTTTACAATCCTGCAACGGTAAAGTTTCGGGCATAGGAGGCGCGGCAGAACTGTTGCAAATACAACCACAGACTTTGTATTCAAAAATGAAAAAATTAGGTATAAAACAAGATTATAATTAATCTACATTAAGTAGACTTAACTCCTAGTTTAACGAACTTTGTAATTCTAAACCAAGACATAAAAAATAAATATGGAAACAATAAAACTAGAATTAGACGAAAAAAAACACGGCGCTTTTAATCTTTATGTTGATGAAAAAAAACTAGGCGAAATGACCGTAAGTATCAAAGATGATTTGTTAACGGTTTACCATACTGGAGTTGAACCGGAAGCCGAAGGAAAAGGTTATGCAAAGAAACTTCTGGAAGAAATGGTTTCTTATGTTCGTGCGAATAACATGATGGTTTTGGCGCTTTGTCCTTATGTTCATGCGCAATTCAAAAGACATCCGGATGAATATGCAGATATCTGGAAGAAATAATTGAGTAACGGTAGATTTTAATAATATGCTTTTAAAAACTTTGCGACTTTGCGTCTTTGCGAGATTAATTTTTTTCTAAGCAGCGAGAAATTTGCGCGCAAAGACGCAAAGTCGCAAAGTTTTATATTCCTGTTTGAACAACACTACTCAACAACATTAATTAAAAAACAAAACTCATGAATACAGACGTTATAACCGAAGGTATCCCCTTAAACGAAGCCAAAAAAGCCCTAATCATGATACACGGACGTGGCGCTGGTGCTCACGATATTCTTTCAATTGCGAAACATCTTAAAGTTGAAGATTTTGCATTAATTGCGCCTCAGGCCGAAAACAGAACCTGGTATCCGTATTCGTTTTTAGTGCCATTGGAAGAAAATGAACCTTCTTTCTCAAAATCATTAGAAGCCATTCATCAGGTTGTGGTTGCTATTCAGCAAAACGGAATTGAGAAAGAGAACATCTACTTTTTAGGTTTTTCGCAGGGAGCTTGTCTGGCTTTGGAATTTACGGCTAGAAATGCTGCTAAATATGGCGGCGTTGTAGCTTTTACAGGCGGACTTATTGGCGATAAAGTATATGAAAATCATTACGCAGGAAATTTCGAAAATACTCCAATTTTCATCGGAACAAGCGATCCTGATTATCATGTTCCCGTTGAAAGAGTAAACGAAACCGAAGCACTTCTTGAAAAATTAGGCGCAGACGTTACTAAAAAAATCTATCAAAATATGGGACATACCATCAGTCAAGATGAAGTGGATTGTGCAAATGCGCTTATTTTTTCTAAGAAATAATGATTACGATAACCCGGGTTTACAGCGACGAAAATGGCGAAAGTCATTTTGAGGATTTTGAAGTTCCGTTGAAAAACAATGGCGACATTGGATTTTTATCAGATAATGAACCTGTGAGATCAATTGTTTTTAGAGAAGTCAAACCTTCTTATGATTACGATTTTCATAATGCACCGGATCGGCAGTACATTGTTTTATTAGAAGGTGGCGTAGAAATCGAAACTTCGCTTGGCGAGAAAAGAACTTTTGAAACTGGTTCTATTTTATTGGTTGAAGACACTACAGGAAAAGGACACAAAACTAAAAATATTGAAACGAAATTGCGAAAATCAATATTTATAAAACTATAGATTAAGAAAAAATTTTACCGCAAAGTTCGCAAAAGTTTTTTCTTACTGTTAATCGAGTTTGTGAATAAAAAGTTCGCAAAGCTTTGTCTAAAAACTTTGCGAGCTTTGCGTAAACCTTTGCGAACTTTGCGGTAAAAAATATTAACCGCAAAGTTCGCAAAAGTTTTTTCTTACTGTTAATCGAGTTTGTGTATAAAAAGTTCGCAAAGCTTTGTCTAAAAACTTTGCGAGCTTTGCGTAAACCTTTGCGAACTTTGCGGTAAAAAATCACACAGAATTACAAAATTATAAAATGGAAAAAGAAACCGTACGAATCGAGAATTTCAGTGATGCTGTTTTTGCCATTGCAATTACGCTTTTGGTTTTGGATCTTCATGTTCCGGACACAAATATTATCAAAAACGGTTCAGATCTTTTGGTTTATCTAAAAGGCGAATGGACATCATATCTGGCTTTTACGCTTTCTTTTTTCAGTATTTTTATCATGTGGGTCAATCATCATAAGATTTTCAAACAAATTTACAGCCGCAATACTGCCATTATGTTTGCAAACGGATTGATTCTTTTTCTGGTTTCTGCTGTATCATTTCCAACCGCTTTATTAGCTCGTTTTTTTGATGGAGAAGCCTCCAATATTGCCGTGGCGCTTTATACAGGAATCTTTGTATTAATCAATATTTCGTACAATCTTTTGTGGTTTATTGCGAGTAAAAACAAAAAACTTTTGCGTCCGGGAATTACAAATTCGGCAATCCTGAAAATCAGAAATAACTACTTATACGGACTTCCAACGTATATAATCGCATTTGGAATTTCTTTTCAGTTTCCGGCAATTGCTTTGGCGATCTGTATGATTTTGCTTGTTTTCTGGGCTTTTTCTTCTGGAAAGATAAATGTTGTACAAGAATAAATCAACTTAAAAAGTGTTCTTTTTTAATGCCTAATTTCTGCATTTTCGAAATTAAAGTTGTTCCGGGCAAGTCTAATAAAATAGCTGCGCCTTGCGGACCAGAAATTCTTCCGTTGCATTTTTTTACGACTTTCAAAATATGTTCGCGTTCTACTTCCTGCAATGTTTTTAAGTACAAATCAGTTTCAGTATTCGATTCTGTTATAAAAACTTGAGGAAAAGTCATTTCGCTTATAACATCGTTTTTGGCAAACAAAACACTTCTTTCTACCATATTTTCTAATTCTCTCACATTTCCCGGCCACGCATTTGCCGTCATGCTATTAAGGACTTTTTTAGAAAAACCTTTAATCTTTTTTCCAATTTTTCCAGCGTGTCTTTCTAAGAAAAAATTCCCTAAAACGGCAATATCTTCCGGACGATCGCGCAAAGCAGGCAAA
This genomic interval carries:
- a CDS encoding sigma-54 dependent transcriptional regulator, giving the protein MKEKILIVEDEFIVANDLKIMLLKAGYQIVGIASSVVQARKLIEDKKPDWVLLDIMLKGDLTGIDLAWELREIQLPFLYISANTNQTTLEAVKATHPYGFMVKPFRERDLIVMLDIAKYRFEQEKGTFTEIKTENGNQEIDGIIGESHLLKEVIEKIKIVAPAETSVLILGESGTGKERVAHAIHDLSGHKSNPIVIVNCAALPHSLIESELFGHEKGAFTGANALRIGKFEQANNGTIFLDEIGELPLDSQVKLLRVLQEKEIQRLGGNKTIKINVRIVAATNRSLEKEVAEGRFRLDLYYRLNVFPIQLPTLKERKEDIEALANYFLKKYSASSRKNVNSISAEALEQLMQYNWPGNIRELEHLIERNVLLAKTDEIKKFDLPSNTVNSILENTGKMKSMEQMEKEHIMNALQSCNGKVSGIGGAAELLQIQPQTLYSKMKKLGIKQDYN
- a CDS encoding GNAT family N-acetyltransferase: METIKLELDEKKHGAFNLYVDEKKLGEMTVSIKDDLLTVYHTGVEPEAEGKGYAKKLLEEMVSYVRANNMMVLALCPYVHAQFKRHPDEYADIWKK
- a CDS encoding dienelactone hydrolase family protein; this translates as MNTDVITEGIPLNEAKKALIMIHGRGAGAHDILSIAKHLKVEDFALIAPQAENRTWYPYSFLVPLEENEPSFSKSLEAIHQVVVAIQQNGIEKENIYFLGFSQGACLALEFTARNAAKYGGVVAFTGGLIGDKVYENHYAGNFENTPIFIGTSDPDYHVPVERVNETEALLEKLGADVTKKIYQNMGHTISQDEVDCANALIFSKK
- a CDS encoding TMEM175 family protein; amino-acid sequence: MEKETVRIENFSDAVFAIAITLLVLDLHVPDTNIIKNGSDLLVYLKGEWTSYLAFTLSFFSIFIMWVNHHKIFKQIYSRNTAIMFANGLILFLVSAVSFPTALLARFFDGEASNIAVALYTGIFVLINISYNLLWFIASKNKKLLRPGITNSAILKIRNNYLYGLPTYIIAFGISFQFPAIALAICMILLVFWAFSSGKINVVQE